The Methylomicrobium agile genome has a segment encoding these proteins:
- the scpB gene encoding SMC-Scp complex subunit ScpB, with protein MEIQSIVEAILFAANRPMTCKDIQQVFPEIEQPELAEIQAAVDAVAEDYRSRPIELQQVASGYRFQVRQELSRWVQRLFEEKPPRYSRALLETLAIIAYRQPVTRGDIEDIRGVSVSSGIIQTLLEREWIRVVAHKEVPGRPGLYGTTQQFLDYFNIKSLSEMPTLEQIQELDPAPEVIPAPEQEASEKQEIREESAENREASFETEPDASESGAEAAEAVPEAGA; from the coding sequence ATGGAAATTCAATCGATTGTAGAAGCCATTCTGTTTGCCGCGAACCGGCCGATGACCTGCAAGGACATCCAGCAGGTCTTCCCCGAGATCGAGCAGCCCGAACTTGCCGAGATTCAGGCGGCGGTCGACGCGGTGGCGGAAGATTACCGGTCCCGTCCGATCGAGTTGCAGCAGGTCGCCAGCGGCTACCGTTTTCAGGTCCGGCAGGAACTGTCGCGCTGGGTTCAGCGCCTGTTCGAAGAGAAGCCGCCGCGCTATTCGCGCGCCCTGCTCGAAACGCTGGCGATCATCGCCTACCGGCAGCCGGTCACGCGCGGCGACATCGAGGACATCCGCGGCGTCAGCGTCAGTTCCGGGATCATCCAGACGCTGCTCGAACGCGAATGGATCCGGGTGGTCGCCCATAAGGAAGTGCCGGGCCGGCCGGGATTGTACGGCACGACCCAACAGTTTCTGGATTATTTCAATATCAAATCATTAAGCGAAATGCCGACGCTGGAGCAGATACAGGAGCTCGATCCGGCGCCGGAAGTCATCCCAGCCCCCGAACAGGAAGCCAGTGAAAAACAGGAAATCCGAGAAGAATCCGCCGAAAACCGGGAAGCATCCTTCGAAACCGAACCGGATGCCTCCGAAAGCGGAGCAGAAGCCGCCGAAGCCGTTCCGGAAGCCGGCGCCTGA